One genomic region from Bactrocera tryoni isolate S06 chromosome 3, CSIRO_BtryS06_freeze2, whole genome shotgun sequence encodes:
- the LOC120773016 gene encoding uncharacterized protein LOC120773016, translating to MQSSMLLVSLLLISTLLLVSVPSAESTIILLLCALRSPLCPFTTTTTAAPSSDE from the coding sequence atgCAGTCATCCATGTTGCTTGTTTCGCTATTGCTGATCTCCACTTTGCTACTGGTCAGCGTTCCGTCTGCAGAATCGAcgataattttattgctttgtgCCCTACGATCACCGTTATGTCCATTCACCACAACCACCACTGCTGCTCCTTCATCGGATGAGTAA